Proteins encoded by one window of Arachis ipaensis cultivar K30076 chromosome B04, Araip1.1, whole genome shotgun sequence:
- the LOC107636557 gene encoding uncharacterized protein LOC107636557, with product MRVSFRNFDPWVLSAVYGSPNRIIRRSLWSSIISLAENNTHPWCLLGDFNSILHNHERRGGSTRVLAGACSEFQHCVSSCGLIDLGYDGWPFTRKRGNLVERLDRGLSNLDWQIRFPEARIIHLPPLKSDHNPICLQLETTSFPNRGRRPFRFQAAWLTYPDFKNVVNSSWSIESSWNNGISSFRDSLKKWNTNVFGNILKKKRKIIRRLQGITNTLDQGNNNFLEELRGQLWKEY from the coding sequence ATGAGGGTCTCCTTTCGTAATTTTGATCCTTGGGTTCTCTCAGCTGTGTATGGGAGCCCAAATCGCATTATAAGAAGATCTTTGTGGAGTAGTATTATCTCTTTGGCCGAAAACAATACTCATCCTTGGTGCTTGCTTGGAGATTTTAATTCCATTCTTCACAACCATGAGCGTCGAGGAGGGTCAACAAGAGTCTTAGCTGGCGCATGTTCTGAGTTTCAACACTGTGTCTCCTCTTGTGGTTTAATTGACTTGGGTTATGATGGCTGGCCTTTTACCCGGAAACGGGGAAATCTAGTGGAAAGATTAGATCGTGGACTCAGCAATCTTGACTGGCAAATTCGATTTCCGGAGGCTAGAATCATCCACCTCCCGCCCCTCAAATCAGATCACAACCCCATTTGTCTTCAACTCGAGACCACTTCTTTTCCAAATAGAGGCAGAAGACCTTTTCGGTTTCAAGCTGCTTGGTTAACCTATCCAGACTTCAAAAATGTTGTAAATAGTTCATGGAGCATAGAAAGTTCATGGAACAATGGTATCTCATCCTTTAGAGACTCTCTCAAAAAATGGAATACCAATGTCTTCGGAAATATtttaaagaagaaaagaaagataatCAGGAGGCTTCAAGGCATTACCAACACCTTGGATCAAGGGAATAATAATTTCTTAGAAGAGCTCAGAGGTCAACTTTGGAAGGAGTACTAG
- the LOC107639369 gene encoding RING-H2 finger protein ATL33-like, producing MQNSPTIFSAPPPQQPQLPLPPPPHVVGQINVLPAPPPPTIPQFPGAPSSVFQITVLPVPPPPPFTVDSSSANFSPLEFLLAIIAIVTIPALIYTFIFAFRCSSSSRSEHAAGDFSGDSSVQSELSPQDDIEAAAFPGGVVADVKYRKESTEIGGECPVCLSIFTDGEEVRQLSACKHAFHASCIDMWLTSHSNCPICRATIPSAVSAEESKRSNSNSSAENQNRGGDLRRQGHRDANAMV from the coding sequence ATGCAAAACTCACCCACCATTTTTTCAGCCCCGCCGCCGCAGCAGCCGCAGCTCCCCCTTCCTCCTCCACCACACGTCGTCGGACAAATCAACGTCCTCCCAGCACCGCCACCGCCAACTATACCACAATTCCCTGGCGCTCCCAGCTCCGTCTTCCAGATCACCGTCCTCCCAGTACCGCCGCCACCGCCGTTCACCGTGGATTCCAGCTCTGCCAACTTCTCCCCACTGGAATTTCTCCTTGCCATCATCGCCATTGTCACCATCCCCGCCTTGATCTATACCTTCATCTTCGCCTTCAGGTGCTCGTCGTCTAGCCGCTCGGAACACGCCGCCGGTGATTTTTCCGGCGACTCATCTGTCCAATCGGAGCTCTCTCCTCAGGACGACATCGAAGCTGCTGCCTTTCCTGGCGGTGTTGTCGCCGATGTGAAGTATCGGAAGGAGTCGACGGAGATTGGCGGCGAGTGTCCGGTGTGCCTGTCCATATTCACCGACGGGGAAGAAGTACGCCAATTGAGCGCTTGCAAGCACGCGTTCCACGCATCTTGTATTGACATGTGGCTCACCAGCCACTCCAATTGCCCGATTTGCCGCGCCACCATCCCCTCCGCCGTCTCCGCCGAAGAAAGCAAGCGTTCCAACTCGAATTCGTCGGCTGAGAATCAGAATAGAGGTGGTGATCTGCGGCGGCAGGGTCATCGTGATGCAAATGCCATGGTTTGA